From one Accipiter gentilis chromosome 3, bAccGen1.1, whole genome shotgun sequence genomic stretch:
- the NPY5R gene encoding neuropeptide Y receptor type 5 yields the protein MDLGFKDRNNRTLTKNTSAATRNFSAWEDYKSSVDDIQYFLIGLYTLISLAGFMGNLLILTALLKRKQKTIINILIGNLAFSDILVVLFCSPFTLTSVLLDQWMFGTVMCHVMPFLQCASVLVSTLILISIAAVRYRMIKYPLSSNLSAKQGYFLIVTIWALGFAICSPLPVFHKTVDLSKTLNLEALENRLLCVESWPSDSYRIAFTIALLFMQYILPLVCLTASHTSVCRSIGSRLSNKENKFEEKEMINLTLHPSKSTCTQMQPSSHSRWSCAFGRRHHRRYSKKTSSVMPAVSRHHQDTHSRDLPETSGTEKSQLSSSSKFIPGIPICFEMKPEENTEIQDMITVSQSFIRIKTRSRRVFCRLTVLILVFGFSWMPLHLFHIVTDFNATLISNRHFKLVYCICHLLGMMSCCLNPILYGFLNNSIKADLMSLIPCCQIP from the coding sequence ATGGATTTAGGATTCAAAGACCGTAACAACAGGACACTTACCAAGAACACCTCTGCTGCTACAAGGAATTTTTCTGCCTGGGAAGATTATAAGAGTAGTGTTGACGACATACAGTACTTTCTTATTGGGCTGTACACACTTATAAGTCTGGCCGGCTTTATGGGAAATCTGCTTATACTAACGGCTCTACTAAAGCGCAAGCAGAAGACAATAATAAACATTCTTATCGGTAACTTGGCCTTTTCTGACATCTTAGTTGTACTGTTTTGTTCACCTTTCACACTGACGTCCGTCCTGCTTGACCAATGGATGTTTGGCACTGTCATGTGCCACGTAATGCCCTTCCTCCAGTGCGCATCAGTTCTAGTATCAACTTTAATATTAATATCTATTGCTGCAGTCAGGTACCGCATGATAAAATATCCCCTTTCTAGCAATTTATCAGCAAAACAAGGCTATTTCTTAATTGTGACCATTTGGGCCCTTGGCTTTGCCATTTGCTCCCCTCTGCCAGTTTTCCACAAAACTGTGGATCTCAGCAAAACTCTGAATTTAGAGGCACTGGAGAACAGGCTCTTGTGTGTTGAGTCATGGCCTTCCGATTCCTACAGAATTGCCTTTACGATAGCCTTATTGTTCATGCAGTATATATTGCCGCTGGTGTGTTTAACCGCTAGTCACACCAGCGTCTGCAGGAGCATAGGTTCCAGGCTGTCAAACAAGGAAAACAAGtttgaagaaaaggagatgataaACCTAACACTTCATCCGTCCAAGAGTACCTGCACGCAGATGCAGCCCTCCAGCCATTCCAGGTGGAGCTGCGCCTTTGGTAGAAGGCACCACAGAAGATACAGTAAAAAGACTTCAAGTGTGATGCCAGCCGTTTCAAGGCATCATCAGGATACTCATTCCAGAGACCTCCCAGAAACCTCTGGCACAGAAAAAAGCCAGCTCTCTTCCTCCAGTAAATTCATCCCTGGGATACCTATCTGTTTTGAGatgaaaccagaagaaaatacagagatCCAGGACATGATTACGGTATCCCAGTCCTTCATCAGAATTAAGACAAGGTCCAGGAGAGTTTTTTGCAGACTGACAGTGCTAATCCTAGTTTTCGGTTTCAGTTGGATGCCTCTTCACCTTTTCCACATTGTGACAGATTTTAACGCCACTCTCATTTCtaacagacattttaaattagTGTATTGCATATGCCATTTACTGGGTATGATGTCCTGCTGCTTGAATCCCATCCTTTACGGGTTCCTTAACAACAGCATAAAAGCCGATTTAATGTCCCTTATTCCGTGCTGCCAAATACCATGA
- the NPY1R gene encoding neuropeptide Y receptor type 1 — protein sequence MNTSVLAPLGNISGHPNFSEKSSQILQFEDEDCRVPLAMVFTLALAYGTVIILGVSGNLALIVIILKQKEMRNVTNILIVNLSFSDLLVTIMCLPFTFVYTLMDHWIFGEAMCKLNPFVQCASITVSVFSLVLIAIERHQLIINPRGWRPNNRHAYMGIAAIWILAAASSLPFLIYHVLTDEPFRNITFDEYKDKYVCLDLFPLDTARLSYTTTLLVIQYFGPLCFIFICYLKIYIRLKKRNNMMDKMRDSKYRSSETKRINIMLISIVVAFAVCWLPLTIFNIVFDWNHEILPVTTCSHNLLFLICHLTAMISTCVNPIFYGFLNKNFQRDLQFLFHFCHFRSREEDYETIAMSTMHTDVSKTSLKQASPVAFKKINSDDDDKI from the exons ATGAATACTTCGGTTCTCGCCCCCCTGGGAAATATATCCGGTCACCCGAATTTTTCGGAGAAGAGCTCGCAGATCTTGCAGTTTGAGGATGAGGACTGCCGTGTGCCTTTGGCCATGGTCTTCACTCTGGCCTTGGCTTACGGGACTGTGATAATTCTGGGAGTCTCCGGGAATCTGGCCTTGATTGTTATTATTCTGAAACAAAAGGAGATGCGCAATGTTACCAACATCCTCATTGTCAACCTGTCCTTTTCTGATCTTCTAGTGACCATCATGTGTCTTCCCTTTACCTTTGTGTACACTTTAATGGACCACTGGATTTTTGGGGAGGCCATGTGCAAATTGAATCCTTTCGTGCAATGCGCCTCAATCACCGTCTCCGTCTTTTCTTTAGTCCTCATTGCTATCGAACGCCATCAGCTGATCATCAATCCCCGTGGCTGGAGGCCGAACAACAGACATGCCTACATGGGGATTGCTGCCATATGGATTTTAGCCGCAGCTTCCTCTTTGCCTTTCCTGATCTACCACGTCTTAACGGATGAACCCTTCAGAAACATAACATTTGACGAATATAAGGACAAATATGTGTGCTTGGACCTGTTccccttggacactgccaggctTTCTTACACCACGACACTTTTGGTGATCCAGTACTTTGGACCGCTTTGCTTTATATTTATTTGCTACTTGAAG ATATACATAcgattaaaaaaaaggaacaacatGATGGACAAGATGAGAGACAGTAAGTACAGATCCTCCGAAACCAAAAGGATCAACATCATGCTGATCTCCATAGTGGTTGCATTTGCAGTTTGCTGGCTGCCTCTCACCATCTTCAATATCGTGTTTGACTGGAATCACGAAATTCTGCCGGTCACTACCTGCAGCCACAACCTGTTGTTCCTGATTTGCCACCTCACTGCCATGATCTCTACCTGCGTGAACCCCATCTTCTACGGGTTTCTCAATAAGAACTTCCAAAGGGAcctgcagtttttatttcatttttgtcatttcCGCTCCCGTGAGGAGGATTATGAGACTATAGCCATGTCCACCATGCACACAGATGTTTCAAAAACCTCTCTAAAGCAGGCAAGCccagttgcatttaaaaaaataaatagcgaTGATGATGACAAAATCTAA